From one Balaenoptera acutorostrata chromosome 6, mBalAcu1.1, whole genome shotgun sequence genomic stretch:
- the SEMA4D gene encoding semaphorin-4D isoform X1 has protein sequence MRMCAPVGGLLTALAVVFGTAVAFAPIPRITWEHREVQLVQFHEPGIFNYSALLLSEDKDTLYVGAREAVFALNAHNISKKQHEAYWKVSEDKKAKCAEKGKSKQTECLNYIRVLQPLSASALYVCGTNAFQPACDHLNLTSFKFLGKNEDGKGRCPFDPAQSYTSVMVDGELYSGTSYNFLGSEPIISRNSSHSPLRTEYAIPWLNEPSFVFADVIGESPEGGDGEDDKVYFFFTEVSVEYEFIFKLMIPRVARVCKGDQGGLRTLQKKWTSFLKARLICSRPDSNLVFNVLRDVFVLRSPSLKEPVFYGVFTPQLNNVGLSAVCAYNLSTAEAVFSRGKYMQSATVEQSHTKWVRYNGAVPTPRPGACINREARAANFSSSLNLPDKTLQFVKDHPLMDDSVTPIDNRPRLIKSDVNYTQIVVDRTRALDGTVHDVMFVSTDRGSLHKAISLENDVHIIEETQLFQDFEPVQTLLLSSKKGRRFVYAGSNSGVVQAPVAFCGKHGTCEDCVLARDPYCAWSPAAAACIALHQTDGPSRGLIQEMSGDASACPDKIKESYLQHFFKHGGTAELKCSQKSNLARVVWKFQNGALKAESPKYSLVGRKNLLIFNLSEGDSGVYQCLSEERVKNKTVLQVVAKHVLEVKVVPRTPVVSTSPVTRTEGSRITSKVSAGPTRGSFPQTPAVQATTPSAIAPPSSPEGPTGTSCEPKIVINTVPEVHSEKTMYLKSSDNRLLMFLFLFFFALFLCLFTYNCYKAYLPGQCLKFRSAMLLGKKQPASDFSDCEQSVKETLVEQGSFSQQNGGQPKPALDTGYETEQDTMASRLPTDREDSQKIDELPVRDRPFDVKCELKFADSDADGD, from the exons AGGTGCAGCTGGTGCAGTTTCACGAGCCGGGCATCTTCAACTACTCGGCCTTGCTGCTGAGTGAGGACAAGGACACCTTGTACGTGGGCGCCCGGGAAGCCGTGTTTGCCTTGAACGCACACAACATCTCCAAGAAGCAACATGAG GCATATTGGAAGGTCTCGGaagataaaaaagcaaaatgcgcggaaaaggggaaatcaaaacag ACAGAATGCCTTAACTACATCCGAGTGCTGCAGCCCCTCAGCGCCAGTGCCCTTTACGTGTGCGGGACCAACGCGTTCCAGCCAGCCTGTGACCACCTG AACTTAACATCCTTTAAATTTCTGGGCAAAAATGAAGATGGCAAAGGAAGGTGTCCCTTCGACCCAGCACAAAGCTACACGTCCGTCATGGTTG ATGGAGAGCTTTATTCTGGGACGTCATATAACTTTTTGGGAAGCGAACCCATCATCTCCCGAAATTCTTCCCACAGTCCTCTGAGAACGGAGTATGCGATTCCTTGGCTTAACG AGCCCAGCTTCGTGTTTGCTGACGTGATAGGAGAGAGCCCGGAGGGCGGGGACGGCGAGGACGACAAGGTCTACTTCTTCTTCACGGAGGTGTCTGTGGAGTACGAGTTCATCTTCAAGCTGATGATCCCACGGGTAGCGAGGGTCTGCAAG GGGGACCAGGGCGGCCTGAGGACCTTACAGAAGAAGTGGACCTCCTTCCTGAAGGCCAGGCTGATCTGCTCCCGGCCGGACAGCAACCTCGTCTTCAACGTGCTGCGAGACGTCTTTGTCCTCAGGTCTCCCAGCCTGAAGGAGCCCGTGTTCTATGGGGTCTTCACCCCACAGCT gaacAACGTGGGGCTCTCGGCCGTGTGCGCCTACAACCTGTCCACAGCCGAGGCAGTCTTCTCCCGTGGGAAGTACATGCAGAGCGCCACGGTGGAGCAGTCCCACACCAAGTGGGTGCGCTACAACGGGGCCGTGCCCACACCGCGGCCCGGGGCG TGCATCAACCGGGAGGCGCGTGCCGCCAACTTCTCCAGCTCCCTCAACCTACCAGACAAGACTCTGCAGTTTGTCAAAGACCACCCTCTGATGGATGACTCCGTGACCCCGATAGACAACAGGCCCCGGCTGATCAAGAGTGACGTGAACTACACACAGATCGTGGTGGACAGGACCCGGGCCCTGGATGGGACGGTCCATGACGTCATGTTTGTCAGCACAG ACCGGGGTTCCCTGCACAAAGCCATCAGCCTTGAGAACGACGTCCACATCATCGAGGAGACACAGCTCTTCCAGGACTTCGAGCCTGTCCAGACCCTGCTGCTGTCCTCCAAGAAG GGCAGAAGGTTTGTCTATGCCGGTTCTAACTCGGGCGTGGTGCAGGCCCCCGTGGCCTTCTGCGGAAAACACGGCACCTGCGAGGACTGCGTGCTGGCCCGGGATCCCTACTGCGCCTGGAGCCCGGCCGCGGCCGCCTGCATCGCCCTGCACCAGACCGACGGCCCCAGCAG GGGTTTGATTCAGGAGATGAGCGGGGATGCGTCCGCTTGCCCCG ataaaattaaagaaagttaCCTGCAGCATTTTTTCAAGCACGGTGGTACAGCAGAACTCAAATGCTCCCAAAAGTCCAACCTGGCCCGGGTGGTGTGGAAGTTCCAGAACGGCGCGCTCAAGGCCGAAAGCCCCAAGTACAGCCTGGTGGGCAGGAAGAACTTGCTCATCTTCAACCTGTCAGAAGGAGACAGTGGGGTGTACCAGTGCCTGTCTGAGGAGAGGGTCAAGAACAAGACAGTCCTGCAGGTGGTGGCCAAGCACGTGCTGGAGGTCAAGGTGGTCCCTCGAACTCCGGTGGTCTCCACCTCGCCGGTCACACGGACAGAAGGTAGTAGGATCACCTCCAAAGTGTCAGCGGGGCCCACCCGAGGCTCCTTTCCCCAGACCCCGGCCGTGCAGGCCACCACGCCCAGTGCCATCGCCCCGCCGTCCAGCCCCGAGGGGCCCACCGGCACGTCCTGCGAACCAAAGATTGTCATCAACACGGTCCCCGAGGTCCACTCGGAGAAAACGATGTATCTCAAGTCCAGTGACAACCGTCTCCTcatgtttctcttcctcttcttcttcgccctcttcctctgcctcttcaCCTACAACTGCTATAAGGCCTACCTGCCTGGACAGTGCTTAAAGTTCCGCTCGGCCATGCTCCTGGGGAAGAAGCAGCCCGCGTCGGACTTCTCAGACTGCGAGCAGAGCGTGAAGGAGACGCTGGTGGAGCAGGGCAGCTTCTCCCAGCAGAACGGCGGGCAGCCCAAGCCGGCCCTGGACACCGGCTATGAGACAGAGCAGGACACCATGGCCAGCAGGCTGCCCACCGACCGGGAGGACTCGCAGAAGATCGACGAGCTCCCGGTCCGGGACCGGCCATTCGACGTCAAGTGCGAGCTGAAGTTCGCCGACTCGGACGCGGACGGGGACTGA